The DNA sequence CATCTCAAGGTCGATGGCGGCTTCTTCCATATTGGCGCACACTCTTGTGCCAACCTCGACCTGGGAGCGAAGAAATTCGGGGCTGACCTGGTGACTAAGCAGCTCCTCGAGTTCGTCCATCAACCCGGGAGCAGGATCGGCAACCAGGTTTCGCGATTCACGATCGACAAGCAAATATTCCTCTTCGATACCGACGGTGAACGCCGGACGTGCAACAGCCATTGGAGCGAGGCTAGCGTCAGAGATCCCCACCGCGTCGTGCCGTCCACCCGGTATCCTGATCGCGATGATCATTCGGCCAATGACGATCGACGACGCGGCAGCTGTTTTGGGGATCTTCGCCGAAGGTATCGCCACCGGTCACGCCACTTTTGAGCGCGACGTCCCATCGTGGAAATCCTGGGACGCCGGCCATCTTCCAGCCCACCGGTTCGTCGCAGAAACCGAACGTGTCGTCGGATGGGTGGCGATTTCAGCCGTCTCTGGCCGATGTGTGTACGCCGGCGTTGTGGAAAGTAGCGTATATGTTGCCGAAGCCGCCCGGGGTCGAGGCGTCGGCCTTCGCCTGCTCACCGCACTGGTCGAGACCACGGAATCGGACGGCATCTGGACCATCCAGGCAGGCATCTTCCCGGAAAACGAAGCGTCGGTACACATTCATGAGAAGGCCGGGTTCCGACGG is a window from the Acidimicrobiia bacterium genome containing:
- a CDS encoding carboxylate-amine ligase; amino-acid sequence: MAVARPAFTVGIEEEYLLVDRESRNLVADPAPGLMDELEELLSHQVSPEFLRSQVEVGTRVCANMEEAAIDLEMLRRTVCATVRPYGYAVIASSTHPFGIWRDQLTTPKERYEGLARDLQAVLRRLVICG
- a CDS encoding N-acetyltransferase codes for the protein MTIDDAAAVLGIFAEGIATGHATFERDVPSWKSWDAGHLPAHRFVAETERVVGWVAISAVSGRCVYAGVVESSVYVAEAARGRGVGLRLLTALVETTESDGIWTIQAGIFPENEASVHIHEKAGFRRVGTHEKLGQMNGIWRDVLLLERRSPVI